The DNA sequence TATCCAAAAACGCCAGTCCGCCGATAAAGAGATTGTCTGGTACGGTATGAAAAACCCCAAACAGATAAAAACCTACCTGGAAAGAGGCCTCGATGAGTTTACCTCCGATTGATTGGACTGATGCGACGGCCGAAGAGGCATTGCCGCAGGAAAAACCGCTGCCGCCGTGGGAAGACCCGTCGCTTTCGATTCTCCCAGCCTTGTGCTCGACGCTGACGGGAATTTTGAGACGACCGAGAAGCTTTTTTCAAACCCTGCCAACCACCGGCGGCCTGGGGGAACCGCTAGGCTTCGCTCTGGTGGTGGGCACATTGGGACTGCTCAGTTCGCTTATCTGGCAGGCCCTCTTGGAGGGAGGATTATCTGAATCGGCTTCCGGTATGCTCCTCACCCAAACATTAAGATTCCTCAACACCCCCAAGCTGATTGTCGGACTCTTCCTGCTGGCGCCGCTCCTGGTGGCGGCAGGGCAATTTTTCCTGAGCATCTGCCTGACCTGGGCCGTCCGCCTGACCGGACCGAGTGAGACTACGTTTGAAGCAGTGTTCCGGGTCGCCGCCTATGCCGAGGCCCCCATGCTTGCCTGCCTGATACCCCTGGTCGGCTCCTTGGCCGCCGCCGTCTGGGGCTTTTGGGTCCTGGTCATCGGACTCGGCCAAACTTTCAATCTTACTGTTCCTAAGGCGATCTTCGCCCTCATCCTCAGCGCCGTCTTTCAGGCGATGTTACTCCTGTTTCTCCTTCTCCTCGGCGGACTCTTCATCTTTCGCGGACTCTCGAATTTTCTCTTCTCCTAAGGAAGATTCAGCCGCTTTGCGGCGCCGGTGACGCCAACCGACGTGGCCTAGCCATCCGAGGATAAAACCCAGAACGAAAAAAATAATGATGATGAGCGATGTGTGTAATTGAATCAATTCCTTGCCAAAAACCTTTATGGGCGGAGCCAATACCGAATTTTCAATAATAAAGTAAGTAAGTAGAGATGTAAAAAGAATCAGCAAAAATATCTTGATTTTTGCCATGCTAGACCTCCTCGCGTCGCTCGGCGCCGACCGGTTTAATCCTTCAGGTGCTTACGCACCGCGGTTTTCAAATCTTCCAGATCGGAAGACTTAACCAGATATTCTTCTGAGGCCCAAGTGCCGAAGTCCTGCTTATATTCGCTATAAGCCGAACTCAGGAGGACAGGAAGGTTGGGGTGCTTCTCTTTGATCTGCCGCAGTACCTCAATACCGCTCATTTCCGGCATCTTGATATCCAAGATGATCAGATTGAGAGGCTCCTTTTCTACTATTTCCAGGGCTTCGCGACCATTGGCGGCGGTGAGCACTTCATAGCCCTCCTCTCTCAATTCTTCGCTATACAATAAACGTATACTCATCTCATCATCCGCCACAAGAATTCGTTTCATGTTAAATCTCCTCTAGTTTTCCTCCAATGGCGATGTTGTTCTAGCATCAAGTAAACAGTACTTGGCGATGGGCAGGGTCACGGTAAACGTAATACCTTTGCCTAGTTCATTATTAATTTCGATGTCGCCGTAGTGGCGAGCGACAATGCGCTGCGCGATAGAGAGCCCCAGACCGGTTCCCATCTCCTTGGTGGTGAAGAACGGATTAAAGATATTGTGGACCAATTCGGGCGGGATACCGCCGCCGGTATCCGAAACGGCGATGGCAGCATAGAGGCCGTCTGATTTTTCCAGGGGAAATGTGTGGATAGTCAGCGTCCCCCCGCTCCCCATAGCCTGCTGGGCATTCTGAAAGATGTGATAGAATACCAGTTTTATCTGACGGTCGTCGCAGAACACCAGGGGCAACTCGGCATACTGCTTGACAACCCGAATATTATCCCGGTCGAGGTCGCGCTGGATGAGGGTCAGTGCGTCAGCCACTAATTTATTGAGATCATGTTCCTGGAAGTGACCGATGGCATCCCCGGTAAAGTCAAACATCTGGCGTAGAATTTTTTCCAGCCGACCGACCTCGTCAACAATCACATCAACGTACTGTCTGATGGGATCCTCGGAAGCCACCTGTTTACTTATACGTCGGGCAAAACCGCCGATGGAAACCAGGGGATTGCGGATTTCGTGGGCCAGTCCCTCTGCCATGCTGCTCATGGCCGCCAGACGGTCTGATTCCAGCATCCTCTCCCGGATGAGGGTCAGTTCTTTATTACTGGACTCAATAGTGGCAACCAGACGGGAGTTCTCAATGGCCAAAGCCGCCTGATTGGCAAACATCGTAAGGAAATGCAAGTCCTCGTCTTTAAGGGGCTTTTTCGATTGATAATTATCAATGACAACGACGCCGATCACTTCGTCCTTGACCAGAAGCGGCACGGTCAAAAATTCCAGGGTATCTAGTTTGGCTCGAATCGCTTGGTTTACTAAGACATTCTGGTCGGCCTGGGTAATATGAAAGGCCTTTTTATATAGGGCCGTCCGGGCCAACACCCCCTGATCTTCTTCCAACCTTACCCGGATAGGACCGGCGGTGCCCAGGGCGGGTCTTAATTTCTGGTCATTGTCCAGCAGCAGGGCTTCTCGCAGCGGCAATCTGGGTGGCGCTTCCTGTCCCCCGGAATATCGTACTTCGACAAGACCATTCCTGAATTTATCGATCAGAAAGACCAGGGCCCGATCATAATTCATGGCATTGTTCAGGGTAAGGCCTTTGATCAGAATGGTCAGAATCTTGTCTAGATTGACGGTGGTCATCAGCGCATAGGAGATATCATGCAACACCGTCAGGACATTCACCATATGTTCATTTTTTTCTGCCAGAGATTCTATCTGTTGAAAGGCTAGAGCATTTTCAATACTGCTGGTCGCCATTCCCGCCAAAGTCTGGAGTAACTGGCGGTTCTCGGAATCAAACTGTTGGTACCGCTGGTTGGGGGTCTGCTTGTCATAAACGGAGAGCATCCCCTTCAAATGACCTTTTAGATTGAGCGGCACGCCTAAATAATAATGCTTATTGCCACCCGCATCAGCGACCTCGGAGGCCACACAGGGCATTTCGCCGGTTCCGGAAGGTGGCTGACCGGTAATGGTTTCCAGCGACGGGAAACCGCCGGGGATGTCGCCATATTCGGCACTGACCTGGTCCTGTCCGGATACTTCGTCAACGATGCGCAGAGTTGCTCCTCGGGCATTGATCACCTTGGCGCTGATGCTCACCACTCTCTCCAAGAGGGCGTTCAACTCCATAGTGGAGCTCATGGCCTTGCCGACGTCGAAGAGCACGGCTAATTCGGCGATGCGCTTTTTGGCCTCCTCGTGGAGAAGAGCCTGCCGGATGTTGCCCGCCAACATCCGGCAGGCGATCAGGATGGTCTCTTGATCGTAGGGATCATACTCACGCCGGGCTTTATCGACGAGCAGCAGAACGCCGTAGAGAAAATTATCATCGGCAACGGGAAAACTGGTAAGGGTCTGATATATAGGGAATATAGCCTCTATAGCCAGGTTGCTGTCTTTTGTCCCAGGGGCATCTAGATGCTGCACCAGGGGGCATCTGGTTTGGGCCGTCTGCCCCACAATGCCAACGCCCAGAGGGAATTCCACCCGGGGCCGGGCCACTTCGCTTCTTTGGCTATCAGCGCTCAGGAAGAGGGTCTCCCGGTTTTTATCCAGACCGAAAAAAAGAATCAGGTCCACTCTCAGATTGCGGGCCAAGAGATAGACAAAATTATCCAACCTCTCGTTATAGCTGACGGTAGAGGTGAAGAGATCGATTAACTGAGTAAGGAATGATAACCGGTTAAGAGGCATTTCAGATGTCTCTCGGTGCCTGGGTTAGTTTTTTCTGTACGGCCTTCCGGTAAAGCTCCTGGTATTGTCCGGCGGCGTGCAGCCAGGAAAATTCCTGTTGCATTGCCTGCCGCCGCAGCAGGTCCCAGGATGGGCGGTTGCCATATAAGGCAATGGCACGCTGAATCGCCATCCAGAGCTCTAGAGAATCAAAATTGGAAAACGTGAAACCTGTTCCTTGACCGCTTACGGGGTCATATTCCACCACTGTTTCTTTGAGGCCGCCGGTGGCCCGCACCACTGGAATAGTTCCATAGCGCAGGCAGTAGAGCTGGTCTAAACCGCATGGTTCGTAACGCGAGGGCATGAGAAAAATATCAGACCCGGCGATAATCTTATGGGCGGTTTCTTCCGAGTAGCCTATTTTCACCCCCACCGATGCCGGATAGCGTTTCTGGAGTTCCATAAAGGCATACTGATATCTTTCCTCACCGGTTCCCTGGAGCACAAAGCCGATGTTGGCATCGGTCAATTGGGGCATGATCTCCCTGACCAGATCCAATCCTTTGCGTTCCCGCAGGCGGGTGGTCATGCCAATCAGCGGCTGGTCAAGAGAAACTTTCAATCCGTAGTGTTGGATCAGGTCAAGCTTGCAGTGATCTTTGCCGGCCAGATTCCGGGCGTCGTAAGGGGCCGCAAGGTAGGCGTCATGCGCCGGATCCCAATGCTCATAATCGACCCCGTTCAAGATGCCGTATAAATCAGCGGCGCGCTCCTGGAAGACTCCCTCCAAACCGAAGCCGAACTCCGGCGTCAGGATTTCCTGGCGATAGGTCTGGCTGACGGTGTTGATGATATCGGCAGTTACCAAGCCGCCTTTCTCCAGGTTTATTTTACCATAATATTCCAGCAGGTTGGGAGTGAACAGCTCCCATCCCAACCCGGTCAGGGCCATGTCATAATGCCAAAAAATTCCCTGGTAGCCAACATTATGGACGCTATAAACCGTGGCCAGATTTTTACAATAGGGAGAGTCTTGATACAGGGTCTTAATGTAAACCGGCACCAGTCCGGTCTGCCATTCATGACAATGACAGACATCAAAGTGGAGTTTTAGGGCGTTGAGCAGTTCCGGCACCGCACGGCTGAAAAAGATAAAACGCTCGGCGTTGTCCTGGTAGTCCCCGAACTGGGTGCCATACAATCCTTCCCGGTCATAAAGACTATCCTGGCCGATGAAATAGAAATCCAGCCCTGGGTCCAGGCGGGTAGTATAGATATCAGTCGTTAGGGTTTTAATGGACAGAGGAATAGATATGCTCGTACCGGTCGGCTTCAAGTCCCACGATGATTCTTTTACCTGGCGATACAGAGGCAGAACAACGGCGACCTGATCACCCCGTTGGGACAGGGCCTTGGCCAGACCGTAGATAATCTCCGCCAGAGCGCCGGCGCGGGCAAAGGGGTTGGCTTCCGGACTAACGATTAGGATACGCATAGGCTCTGATCCCCATTGTTATGTCGTGCTCTCTCCCGCAGGCGGTGCAGCCTCCTCAAGTTGAACTTCCCGGAGATAACGGGCGGCGTCTTCCGGTGGCGTGGGATTGATAAAGAAACCGGAGCCCCACTCAAAACCGGCCATCAAAGTCAACTTGGGCATGATCTCAAAATGCCAATGGTAATGTTCCATATGGGTTTCGCGCACCGGGGCGGTATGCAGAATAAAATTATAGGGCGCCCGATTCAAGGCGACATCCAGCCGCCGTAGTACGGGTGAGAAAAGTTCGGCCAGCTTTAAATATTCCTTGTCAAGCATATCTATATAGGAGGAATGATGCTTTTTGGGCAATATCCAGATCTCAAAAGGGGAACGCGGGGCAAAGGGGCAGATGGCCACAAACAGCTCATTTTCTAATACCACCCGCACCCCCTGTTGCAGCTCCTGGCGGATCATATCGCAGAAGACACAGCGCTCCTTCAACCGATAGTGCATCAGAGACCCGGAAAGCTCTTCCTGAACCAGTTCCGGGACGATGGGGAGACCGATAAGCTGGCTGTGGCTATGTTCCAATGAGGCACCGGCGGCCCGACCGGAGTTCTTAAAGATGAGGATGTAGCGGAAACGCGGGTCTCGGCTCAGATCTCGGATCCGATCCCGATAGGCATAGAGGACATCGGCAAATTGTGGTATCGTGAGAGTGGAGAGGGTTGCCTGATGATTAGGATTCTCAATGATAACCTCATGGGCCCCGATACCGTTCATCAGGTCATACATACCTTCACCCCGGCGGTCCAGTTCCCCCTCAATGACTAGCGCCGGAAATTTATTGGAAACCACCCGAACTGTCCAGCCCGGTGAATTCGCCGGTTGACCCGCCGGTCGATAGGCCATGATCTCGGGAGGTGTCGTATGCTCATTGCCAGGACAAAAAGGGCAAAAACCTCCCTTGGTGACCTCCGGCTCAACCACAAAGTCATGCGGTCTCTTTCCGCGCTCGGTAGAAATGATAACCCAACGTGAGATAATCGGATCTTTTCTTAGTTCCGGCATGCAGTTGTTCTCCTCGAGCTATTGGTCCCCGATACTTAGAAGGTCCGCACCCATCAATGATCTCTTCTCCGCAGCACCCCGGTTCGCAGGCGGTTGGGATTATTGGCAAAGAAGAGGCATATGTCCCATCAATATTCTCGCATCAATCTGAATCAGTATATCGACCACCTAAAATAATGCAAGTCCTTTCCATAGTGATTCAAGACCATCTGCTCATACCAACTCAATGTTGCAAAGAATCTGCCACTGTGGCTTTCTCGGTGTTTAATTTTCAAAACAGTAGATCAGTCCTGTCTGAAGATAGCTATCTGAGGCAAAATTTAAGGGGAAAAAGGGGTTTGCGCCATTTTCTCAGTAAATTTAGGACCATTGACGCAACCAGACTTTATTTGGAACGCCTTGACAGCTCGCCTTCGGTAAGGTAATACTCAGTTCATGAAGAGGATGTCTAAAAATAACGCCTTATCCTGTTATCCGGTGCACTGTCGAAGCATCTTGTGGGCAGCCATGATTCTCCTGGTCTGGGGATTTTGCCTAGGACCAGCGGGTCCGGCTGTTGCAGTCAGTCCGGAAGAAATCATCACCCAGGTGCAGAAAAAATATGACGCCACCGGGATGTTCAAAACGCGCTTTCGCCAGGAATCCCAGCTCAAAACGGCTGGCGCTCCTGATACTGCCGAAGGGTGGCTCTTCTTCAAAAAACCCTCCCGGATGCGGTGGCAATATCAATATCCGCCAGAGCAGAAAAAAGAGGTCATTGCCGACGGTCGGGAGGTCTCCATTTATATCCCCCAAGACCGCATGGTGATGGTATATCCCCTTAACCAGGTCCTCCGTTCCGATCTGGTCATGCGCTTTTTTTCAGGCATGGGCCGCCTGCAAACAGACTTTACCGTGACCTGGGACAGGCCGTACCAGATCCATGAGCCGATCAGGATCAGATTAAAACCTGTCAAACCCCAGCCTGAGTTAAAGCATCTGATTCTCACCATTGATCCCGAGACGTTTCTGGTGCAAGCCCTGGAGTTCAGCAATGCCTACGGCGATCACACCCGGATGAGTTTTACCCAGACGCAGTTGGACATCAAACTGGCTCCAGGCTTTTTCACCTTCATCCCGCCGCCGGGAGTGGAAATCGTCAGAGACAAAATCTACTGAGGAAAACCCTAGTAATTGCCATTATGTATAAATCAGCCGCACGTCATGAAGCAGTCGCCGTTACTGCCGTTTCACTTCATAAGCATTTGAAGGTATTGAAGGGAAATAATCAGTGAACTTATCACCCCTACAACGGGAAGTCCGAAGCTGGCTGGAGAAAAGAGCTGCGATTCTTCTGGCCCATAATTACCAACCCGGCGAGATACAGGACATTGCCGACCTCACGGGAGATTCTTTGGGACTGTCTCGGGCCGCCTCGCAAACCTCGGCCAAAGTCATCGTTTTCTGTGGGGTGCATTTTATGGCGGAGACGGCGGCGATCCTCTGCCCCGAAAAGTTAGTGTTGCTCCCCCGGCCGGACGCCGGTTGTTTTATGGCCGACACCATCACTCCCGAATCACTGCGGCAGAAAAAGGCGACCCTGCCTGGAGTCCCGGTAGTGATGTATGTTAACTCCAGCGCCGCGGTCAAGGCGGAAAGCGATATCTGCTGCACTTCCGCCAATGCCGTGCGGGTAGTCAATTCCCTGCCCCAAATCCAGGTTTTGATGGCCCCCGACCGCAATCTGGCCCTCTACACCCAACGGCATTCCTCTAAAAAAATCCACCTCTGGGAAGGCTGCTGCAATATCCATGATCAATTAACCGTGGCAGAGGTCCTGGCCTGCAAGGCTGCCCATCCGGAGGCGTCCTTCATCGCCCATCCCGAGTGCCGCCCCGAGGTCCTGGACCTGGCCGACGCCGTCCGCAGCACCTCGGGAATGCTCACCTACGTCCGCCATGATGACCATCAGGAGTTTATTATCGGCACCGAAAAAGGCCTGCTGCACACCCTGAAACGGGAAAATCCGCAGAAACACTTTTACTCCCCCTCAGAACGGCTCCTCTGCCAGGATATGAAGAAAATTTCTCTGGCGGACATCGTTGCCTCTCTCCAGAACCTGGCACCAGTCGTCTCGGTGCCGCCGGACATACGCCAACGCGCCCTCCTGGCAGTAAACCGCATGATGGCCGTCCCCCGGGATTGAGCCGTCCAACCGGATAATGCGTTTTAATTACTAAGATAATAAGTTTTGAGTTTCAAGTTCCGGGTTTCGAGCTAATAAAAGAATTCGTAATACTTCAGCTATCTGAGATAATAGATCAGGAACATGGTTGGCGGTGCCCACCCTACAGCACCGTAGCATCGACAGACCCGTCTGATAGGGGCGAATCTTGTGTTCGCCCCAAACAACTGATCTGTAGGGGCGAATCTTGTATTCGACCCAAGCAACCAGATGATTCTCATGGTTCGAGTGGGGCTGGTAGGCAATGGCAATTATTTTCAAAAACCGGAAACGTTATTACATGTCCCGCGGCAGCAGAGTCCCAGTGTCCCAGGTCTTGGTCCTTATTTTGGCAGTAAAACCGCAAGCCTAACCTTCCCTGGCCGTTATGGTGGTGCAGGCTCTCCAGTCTGCACGCTGATGCACAGGTCAGGAGGCCTATGCCACCAGTCATTCTTTCATATTTCGTAGTGTTTCCGATAACATGAGAACTTTTGGCAGTCGCTCTAATTACGCCCCTTCCGCAGCTCCCAGCGGCATCCAGGCAACTCCCGCCATAACTTTTCCCCCGAGACAGAAGACTAAGTATAGACTTTTTCTTGAAGCCTTTCAGGGCCATGACACTTCAGAAATTTACGCTAGCCTGCGCTAGCCCACAAAAAACCGTGATGCCCTTAAGACTTCGATATGGCATTAATATTGCAAATATTTCACTCAGAAATATTAAATTTTAATTAATCTCACAAAACTGCCGATAAGAGGTATTAAGGAAGATGTATCCAATCGATCAATTAAAATTCGTTTTGACCAGGTGGCTCATGGCCGAAGATTTAGACAGTTTAATTAAAAACATGCGTTTAGCTTTGCACGACCTTGCCCAACCGCTGTCGGTGGTTGCAGGTACTGTTGATCTGATGCTCTTTGAATCCGATCCGAAAATGGTATATTTTAATGAAATCAAGAACATAAGTGACAACCTGCAGTCAATCATTGAAAAAATAACTGCAATCCGGCAATTAGCCCGCCAGATACACTCCAATATCAATTCTTCAAAGCCGGCTCATTCCGGTCCAGAGCTAGCATCTTTAAATACTCATGGAAATCCTTTCCCAGCTCAGCCCAGGGAGATCCGAAACTTTTCCTCTAAAAGCACCGGGTGATAGGATAGTTTGGCCTTTCTGAGGCCGGGTTCGCCTAAATCCTGCTCTCTATTGATCAATTCCACCTCTTTCCAGGCATGTTCACAGAATTGTTGGTTGATCAGGGCATATAGCTCCTGGATTTCCGGATTAGCCTTCTCGATATGAATGACTGCAGTCTGCCGGTTGAGTAATTCACCCAGCGCAAAGGCCTCGACCTTTCCTGCCAGTAAGATCAATCCCCCTTGCAGCTCCAGTTCCCTAAAATGTCTGATCGCCAAACGGGTGGCCTCCCATTCGCTGGTTAGATTCAAGTCCTCTTCACAGCGCTTAAATTCACACCAGCAGTCCGTGAGGTGTAGACAGGCCGAGAGAAATTCTTCCCGCAAAGGCTCATAAACAGGTTGTTGGAGTCGCCTCAAACGATTAATATGATTTTTTTTGCTGTGGTATTTATTGCCGCTTAAGCTGATGAGGTCGGCACTCCGATAAAGATAATCAAAATGATCCCGCACCGTCTCACAAGTGAATCCCTTTTGGGTAACTTCCTCTGCCAGACGCCGATCAACCCGATTGATGCAGGGATGCGAAATTTTTTTAACCTCCCCCAACCAATCGAGCAATCGGCGGCATACCTCAACTCGGCCCGGCGGCCCCACCGGCGGTAA is a window from the Desulfobacca acetoxidans DSM 11109 genome containing:
- a CDS encoding YIP1 family protein — protein: MSLPPIDWTDATAEEALPQEKPLPPWEDPSLSILPALCSTLTGILRRPRSFFQTLPTTGGLGEPLGFALVVGTLGLLSSLIWQALLEGGLSESASGMLLTQTLRFLNTPKLIVGLFLLAPLLVAAGQFFLSICLTWAVRLTGPSETTFEAVFRVAAYAEAPMLACLIPLVGSLAAAVWGFWVLVIGLGQTFNLTVPKAIFALILSAVFQAMLLLFLLLLGGLFIFRGLSNFLFS
- a CDS encoding lipopolysaccharide assembly protein LapA domain-containing protein translates to MAKIKIFLLILFTSLLTYFIIENSVLAPPIKVFGKELIQLHTSLIIIIFFVLGFILGWLGHVGWRHRRRKAAESSLGEEKIRESAKDEESAEEKEKQE
- a CDS encoding response regulator; translation: MKRILVADDEMSIRLLYSEELREEGYEVLTAANGREALEIVEKEPLNLIILDIKMPEMSGIEVLRQIKEKHPNLPVLLSSAYSEYKQDFGTWASEEYLVKSSDLEDLKTAVRKHLKD
- a CDS encoding GAF domain-containing protein, which codes for MPLNRLSFLTQLIDLFTSTVSYNERLDNFVYLLARNLRVDLILFFGLDKNRETLFLSADSQRSEVARPRVEFPLGVGIVGQTAQTRCPLVQHLDAPGTKDSNLAIEAIFPIYQTLTSFPVADDNFLYGVLLLVDKARREYDPYDQETILIACRMLAGNIRQALLHEEAKKRIAELAVLFDVGKAMSSTMELNALLERVVSISAKVINARGATLRIVDEVSGQDQVSAEYGDIPGGFPSLETITGQPPSGTGEMPCVASEVADAGGNKHYYLGVPLNLKGHLKGMLSVYDKQTPNQRYQQFDSENRQLLQTLAGMATSSIENALAFQQIESLAEKNEHMVNVLTVLHDISYALMTTVNLDKILTILIKGLTLNNAMNYDRALVFLIDKFRNGLVEVRYSGGQEAPPRLPLREALLLDNDQKLRPALGTAGPIRVRLEEDQGVLARTALYKKAFHITQADQNVLVNQAIRAKLDTLEFLTVPLLVKDEVIGVVVIDNYQSKKPLKDEDLHFLTMFANQAALAIENSRLVATIESSNKELTLIRERMLESDRLAAMSSMAEGLAHEIRNPLVSIGGFARRISKQVASEDPIRQYVDVIVDEVGRLEKILRQMFDFTGDAIGHFQEHDLNKLVADALTLIQRDLDRDNIRVVKQYAELPLVFCDDRQIKLVFYHIFQNAQQAMGSGGTLTIHTFPLEKSDGLYAAIAVSDTGGGIPPELVHNIFNPFFTTKEMGTGLGLSIAQRIVARHYGDIEINNELGKGITFTVTLPIAKYCLLDARTTSPLEEN
- the glgA gene encoding glycogen synthase GlgA, producing the protein MRILIVSPEANPFARAGALAEIIYGLAKALSQRGDQVAVVLPLYRQVKESSWDLKPTGTSISIPLSIKTLTTDIYTTRLDPGLDFYFIGQDSLYDREGLYGTQFGDYQDNAERFIFFSRAVPELLNALKLHFDVCHCHEWQTGLVPVYIKTLYQDSPYCKNLATVYSVHNVGYQGIFWHYDMALTGLGWELFTPNLLEYYGKINLEKGGLVTADIINTVSQTYRQEILTPEFGFGLEGVFQERAADLYGILNGVDYEHWDPAHDAYLAAPYDARNLAGKDHCKLDLIQHYGLKVSLDQPLIGMTTRLRERKGLDLVREIMPQLTDANIGFVLQGTGEERYQYAFMELQKRYPASVGVKIGYSEETAHKIIAGSDIFLMPSRYEPCGLDQLYCLRYGTIPVVRATGGLKETVVEYDPVSGQGTGFTFSNFDSLELWMAIQRAIALYGNRPSWDLLRRQAMQQEFSWLHAAGQYQELYRKAVQKKLTQAPRDI
- the galT gene encoding galactose-1-phosphate uridylyltransferase — encoded protein: MPELRKDPIISRWVIISTERGKRPHDFVVEPEVTKGGFCPFCPGNEHTTPPEIMAYRPAGQPANSPGWTVRVVSNKFPALVIEGELDRRGEGMYDLMNGIGAHEVIIENPNHQATLSTLTIPQFADVLYAYRDRIRDLSRDPRFRYILIFKNSGRAAGASLEHSHSQLIGLPIVPELVQEELSGSLMHYRLKERCVFCDMIRQELQQGVRVVLENELFVAICPFAPRSPFEIWILPKKHHSSYIDMLDKEYLKLAELFSPVLRRLDVALNRAPYNFILHTAPVRETHMEHYHWHFEIMPKLTLMAGFEWGSGFFINPTPPEDAARYLREVQLEEAAPPAGESTT
- a CDS encoding LolA family protein codes for the protein MKRMSKNNALSCYPVHCRSILWAAMILLVWGFCLGPAGPAVAVSPEEIITQVQKKYDATGMFKTRFRQESQLKTAGAPDTAEGWLFFKKPSRMRWQYQYPPEQKKEVIADGREVSIYIPQDRMVMVYPLNQVLRSDLVMRFFSGMGRLQTDFTVTWDRPYQIHEPIRIRLKPVKPQPELKHLILTIDPETFLVQALEFSNAYGDHTRMSFTQTQLDIKLAPGFFTFIPPPGVEIVRDKIY
- the nadA gene encoding quinolinate synthase NadA, which encodes MNLSPLQREVRSWLEKRAAILLAHNYQPGEIQDIADLTGDSLGLSRAASQTSAKVIVFCGVHFMAETAAILCPEKLVLLPRPDAGCFMADTITPESLRQKKATLPGVPVVMYVNSSAAVKAESDICCTSANAVRVVNSLPQIQVLMAPDRNLALYTQRHSSKKIHLWEGCCNIHDQLTVAEVLACKAAHPEASFIAHPECRPEVLDLADAVRSTSGMLTYVRHDDHQEFIIGTEKGLLHTLKRENPQKHFYSPSERLLCQDMKKISLADIVASLQNLAPVVSVPPDIRQRALLAVNRMMAVPRD
- a CDS encoding DUF2156 domain-containing protein, translated to MNHVPRFPEFLPISLEAKDLFKRFLRDYQPTTSELTFSNLFIWRSHYGLSWSLYQDWLVLLNEPPHGEPWFLPPVGPPGRVEVCRRLLDWLGEVKKISHPCINRVDRRLAEEVTQKGFTCETVRDHFDYLYRSADLISLSGNKYHSKKNHINRLRRLQQPVYEPLREEFLSACLHLTDCWCEFKRCEEDLNLTSEWEATRLAIRHFRELELQGGLILLAGKVEAFALGELLNRQTAVIHIEKANPEIQELYALINQQFCEHAWKEVELINREQDLGEPGLRKAKLSYHPVLLEEKFRISLG